The following are encoded together in the Flavihumibacter fluvii genome:
- a CDS encoding ThuA domain-containing protein, protein MIQICRQLCFVFCLVIITCAFTQEAKPKFSVIAFFTAKNDAAHISYVHEANRWFPEMAVKYQFRYDSTNDWNNLNKDFLSKYQVVLFLDSRPENATQRKAFRQYMESGGAWMGFHFAGFALTPSAFNQDWDWYHNELIGAGQYKGNTWRPTSAILRIENPKHPVTRHLPVTFRSSPNEWYSWEKDLAQNKDIEILLAIDSTSFPLGTGPKLHEIWHAGYYPVVWTNRKYRMLYLNMGHNDIDYENGTNQELSFQFDNDIQNKLVIDGLFWLAKKTTKQN, encoded by the coding sequence ATGATTCAAATCTGCAGACAGCTATGTTTCGTTTTTTGCCTGGTAATTATAACATGTGCATTTACGCAGGAAGCAAAACCTAAATTCAGTGTAATCGCTTTTTTTACTGCAAAGAATGATGCTGCACATATCAGTTATGTGCATGAAGCCAATCGATGGTTCCCGGAAATGGCTGTTAAATACCAGTTCCGGTACGACTCGACCAATGACTGGAATAACCTCAATAAAGATTTCCTGAGTAAGTACCAGGTGGTCTTATTCCTGGATTCCCGCCCGGAGAATGCTACGCAACGCAAAGCTTTTCGACAATACATGGAAAGCGGCGGCGCCTGGATGGGTTTTCATTTTGCGGGATTTGCATTAACGCCTTCAGCATTCAACCAGGATTGGGACTGGTACCATAATGAGCTGATCGGGGCCGGACAATACAAGGGAAATACCTGGCGGCCTACATCGGCAATACTAAGAATAGAAAACCCAAAACATCCGGTAACAAGGCATTTGCCGGTAACCTTCAGATCCTCGCCAAATGAATGGTATAGTTGGGAAAAGGACCTGGCACAAAATAAGGATATAGAAATTTTACTTGCGATCGACAGTACAAGTTTTCCCCTTGGCACCGGCCCAAAGCTTCATGAGATCTGGCATGCCGGATATTATCCTGTTGTTTGGACAAACAGGAAATACAGGATGCTCTACCTGAATATGGGCCATAATGATATTGATTATGAAAATGGCACTAATCAGGAATTATCTTTTCAATTTGATAACGACATTCAAAATAAACTGGTAATCGATGGCCTCTTCTGGCTGGCAAAAAAAACAACAAAACAAAACTGA
- a CDS encoding c-type cytochrome, which translates to MQSIFRLRCLLALLVIFSSCTGRKGLPPGDPDNGGLYLPGNFEAVIVADSIGSARHLAVTDNGDIYVKLRGTFPEGGNVALRDENNDGKADIIKKFGKYVDDEYYGTAMRIYNGYIYYSSASTVYRTKIKPGELIPEDSLEVMLTDDFRHDPHGYQHIAKPVTFDENGHMYVPYGSPSDVCQEMDRIPESPGQMPCPELAEHGGIWQFDANKPNQTIKDGKRYATGVRSAVAITWNHQQNSMYIVQHGRDDLHRTWPAKYTRWQSALMPSEEFLKIKEGTDAGWPYYYYDQFQKKKLLNPEYGGDGKLEADSSKYQLPMIGFPGHWAPNDLLFYTGDQFPERYKDGAFIAFHGSTIRGPYSQSGYFVAFVPFRDGNPSGPWEVFADGFSGMDTIVNTSDAKGRPMGLAMGPDGSLYVSDSKRGRIWRIMYKGDKLKFGAEQLAAMEQRKTTVAHIKTPDELADNLEKTGIAGGEKIYTTYCIACHQKDGKGDNSRFPPLSGSDWVNGDTKRLINVMLNGLNETIKVNGQTYTGVMPKHRFLSDEDIAQVLTYIRQNMDNTSGPVSAEEVSTERKNLPPTK; encoded by the coding sequence ATGCAATCAATTTTTCGGTTAAGGTGCTTATTAGCGTTGCTTGTTATATTCTCATCCTGTACCGGTCGCAAGGGGCTGCCACCCGGCGATCCTGATAATGGTGGCCTTTACTTGCCTGGTAATTTTGAAGCAGTTATAGTTGCAGACAGCATCGGCAGTGCACGCCACCTGGCCGTTACCGATAACGGTGATATCTATGTGAAATTAAGAGGAACCTTCCCTGAAGGCGGGAATGTAGCATTGCGTGATGAAAACAATGATGGCAAGGCTGATATCATAAAGAAATTTGGCAAATATGTAGATGACGAATATTATGGTACGGCCATGCGCATTTACAATGGCTATATCTACTACAGTTCAGCCAGTACAGTGTATCGCACGAAAATAAAACCAGGGGAACTGATTCCTGAGGATAGCCTTGAAGTAATGCTCACCGACGATTTTCGCCATGACCCGCACGGGTACCAGCATATCGCAAAACCAGTGACATTCGATGAAAATGGCCATATGTATGTACCCTATGGTTCACCATCGGATGTTTGCCAGGAAATGGACCGGATCCCCGAATCTCCCGGACAAATGCCTTGTCCGGAGTTGGCAGAACACGGTGGCATATGGCAATTTGATGCCAACAAACCAAACCAGACCATCAAAGACGGTAAACGTTATGCAACAGGCGTTCGGAGTGCGGTTGCCATTACCTGGAATCACCAGCAAAACAGCATGTATATCGTGCAACATGGCCGCGATGACCTGCACCGGACATGGCCGGCCAAATATACCCGCTGGCAAAGTGCATTAATGCCATCTGAAGAATTCCTGAAAATTAAAGAAGGTACTGATGCCGGCTGGCCCTATTATTATTATGACCAGTTCCAGAAAAAGAAATTATTGAACCCTGAATATGGTGGCGACGGAAAGCTGGAAGCTGACAGCAGTAAATACCAGTTACCCATGATCGGTTTCCCCGGGCATTGGGCGCCAAATGATTTATTGTTTTACACCGGTGACCAGTTCCCTGAAAGATACAAGGATGGTGCCTTCATCGCATTTCATGGCTCCACCATCCGCGGCCCCTATTCGCAGAGCGGATACTTCGTGGCATTCGTTCCATTCAGGGATGGAAATCCTTCAGGCCCCTGGGAAGTATTTGCAGACGGATTCTCCGGTATGGATACCATCGTAAATACCAGTGATGCCAAAGGCCGGCCTATGGGCCTTGCAATGGGTCCGGATGGCTCATTGTATGTCAGCGATTCTAAAAGGGGTCGGATCTGGCGCATCATGTACAAAGGGGATAAACTAAAATTCGGTGCGGAACAACTCGCAGCCATGGAACAACGTAAAACAACCGTTGCACACATCAAAACACCCGATGAACTTGCTGACAACCTCGAGAAAACCGGCATAGCTGGTGGTGAAAAAATTTATACTACATATTGTATCGCCTGCCACCAAAAAGATGGTAAAGGTGATAATAGCAGGTTTCCGCCACTTTCCGGATCTGACTGGGTGAATGGAGACACGAAAAGGCTGATCAATGTTATGTTAAACGGCCTCAATGAAACGATCAAAGTAAATGGACAAACATATACGGGTGTGATGCCAAAGCATCGCTTTTTATCGGATGAAGACATCGCTCAGGTCCTGACCTATATACGCCAGAATATGGACAATACATCAGGGCCGGTATCAGCGGAGGAAGTCAGTACTGAAAGAAAAAATTTACCTCCCACAAAATAA
- a CDS encoding aminotransferase class V-fold PLP-dependent enzyme, which yields MKRRAILKGLSLMPFGTGLAATMAPLGAATAAPASKGRNIFKELGIRTFINAAGTYTAMTGSLMQDEVVAAIQNASKEFCLLDELQDKVGEKIAALVHAEAAVVTAGCFSAMTLGLAGVLTGKDQQKVEQLPHLAGTTMKSEVIMQKAHTIGYSHALTNTGCNIVYVETIADVEKAINDKTALLWFLNVQSDSGSINHEQWVALGRKYNIPTMIDIAADVPPVSNLWKFHDMGFDLVCVSGGKAMRGPQSAGILMGKKDLVAAARLSMPPRGSTIGRGMKVNKEEIIGMYVALDKFIHTDHEKLWKEWESRIATMEAAVKPLKGIATTIKVPPLGNVTPTLHITWDSSVVKLTTASLQENLRNGNPSIEVIGSGDNHITITAWVMQPGEEKLVAARLKEEFTKAV from the coding sequence ATGAAACGCAGAGCAATACTAAAGGGCCTTTCCCTGATGCCTTTCGGCACTGGCCTTGCCGCAACAATGGCGCCCCTGGGTGCCGCTACGGCAGCTCCGGCTTCCAAAGGCCGAAATATTTTCAAAGAACTTGGCATACGTACTTTTATCAATGCGGCTGGTACTTATACTGCGATGACCGGATCATTAATGCAGGACGAAGTGGTTGCTGCCATCCAAAATGCTTCAAAGGAATTCTGTTTATTAGATGAACTGCAGGACAAGGTCGGTGAAAAAATCGCCGCCCTGGTGCATGCCGAAGCCGCAGTTGTAACAGCCGGCTGTTTTTCAGCGATGACGCTCGGACTTGCCGGGGTACTCACCGGAAAGGACCAGCAAAAAGTAGAACAACTCCCCCACCTTGCGGGAACAACCATGAAGTCTGAGGTCATTATGCAGAAAGCCCATACCATTGGTTATTCCCATGCACTTACCAATACTGGTTGCAACATTGTATATGTCGAAACGATTGCAGATGTGGAGAAAGCCATTAACGACAAGACCGCCCTGCTCTGGTTCCTGAATGTTCAATCAGACAGCGGATCAATAAACCATGAACAATGGGTGGCACTGGGCAGGAAATACAATATTCCAACAATGATCGACATTGCAGCGGATGTTCCGCCGGTTAGTAACCTATGGAAATTCCATGACATGGGCTTTGACCTGGTTTGCGTTTCCGGCGGTAAAGCCATGCGGGGTCCGCAAAGCGCCGGCATCCTGATGGGCAAAAAGGACCTGGTCGCTGCTGCGAGGTTGAGCATGCCACCCAGAGGATCAACCATTGGGCGGGGTATGAAGGTCAATAAAGAAGAGATCATCGGAATGTATGTGGCCCTGGACAAATTCATCCATACAGACCATGAAAAGCTGTGGAAAGAATGGGAAAGCCGCATTGCAACCATGGAAGCCGCTGTTAAACCCTTAAAGGGTATCGCTACAACTATTAAGGTTCCGCCACTTGGGAATGTTACACCTACACTGCATATTACCTGGGATAGTTCAGTGGTAAAACTGACTACTGCATCCTTGCAGGAAAATTTACGGAATGGCAATCCTTCCATCGAAGTGATCGGTAGTGGTGATAACCATATTACCATCACTGCCTGGGTGATGCAACCTGGTGAAGAAAAATTAGTGGCAGCCCGTTTAAAAGAAGAATTTACTAAAGCAGTTTAG
- a CDS encoding RidA family protein has product MQTKRRSLLKNLLAVVAGVTGVGISTNALGKNTPMKESGNITYDQDVPLFSGHTKLGNMVFIAGKGAHFQGDVAAHTDHVLKELEKELKLAGSSMEKVLKVTVYLNDIADYKAMNDTYKGRFGKNPPVRSTVAVAKGGVPGDSLVEMDCIAYI; this is encoded by the coding sequence ATGCAAACAAAACGCAGATCCCTCTTAAAAAATCTATTGGCAGTTGTAGCCGGGGTAACCGGAGTAGGAATCAGTACCAACGCCCTAGGCAAAAATACACCGATGAAAGAATCAGGTAATATAACTTATGACCAGGATGTGCCACTTTTCTCCGGCCATACAAAACTTGGCAACATGGTGTTTATTGCAGGAAAAGGAGCCCATTTCCAGGGGGATGTGGCCGCTCACACTGACCATGTGCTGAAAGAATTGGAAAAGGAACTGAAACTGGCTGGCTCATCCATGGAGAAAGTTCTAAAAGTTACCGTTTACCTGAATGATATAGCTGATTACAAAGCCATGAATGATACCTATAAAGGGCGTTTTGGTAAGAATCCGCCGGTTAGGTCAACTGTAGCTGTTGCCAAAGGTGGCGTTCCTGGTGATTCACTGGTGGAAATGGACTGTATCGCTTATATCTAA
- a CDS encoding serine hydrolase domain-containing protein, protein MKKLLTLLLLTLCLAGFSQTKSLKNSPALVDGSPESAGMSAERLARMDQIFQQAVNNKDVPGVAAIVIRNGKIVYYKSFGMADNPANRPMKKDDIFRIASMSKAITSTAVMMLWEEGKFQLDDPISKYIPEFKNPTLIKSFTFTDTSYTTEPAKSEITIRQLLTHTSGLGYGEIDGDERFKAIYKKAGITDLFTTEPVTIGESVRKLAKLPLHHNPGEKFTYSEGLDVLGYFIEVVSGMSFSDFLKKRLFEPLGMQDTYFYLPDSKSARLVAVQRPGKTGEWERYPVTFYDPNYPITGAKTFYSGGAGLSSTARDYATFLQMYLNGGELGGKRILSRPTINAILSNQTDTLLGNPQRSDSFYGLAFGVQTAVGAASGGSGSEGTFTWGGYFNTSYFADPKEKVIGVIMKQTQSTKGDNLSSVFRQMIYQSIDD, encoded by the coding sequence ATGAAAAAACTACTGACACTGCTACTGCTCACTTTATGCCTGGCAGGATTTTCGCAGACAAAATCACTCAAAAATTCCCCGGCACTGGTTGATGGATCACCAGAATCTGCCGGCATGTCGGCGGAACGCCTGGCCAGGATGGACCAGATTTTCCAGCAAGCCGTCAATAATAAGGATGTGCCGGGTGTAGCTGCGATAGTCATCCGTAATGGCAAGATCGTTTATTACAAATCATTTGGAATGGCGGATAATCCTGCCAACCGGCCCATGAAGAAAGATGATATTTTCCGGATCGCATCTATGAGCAAGGCCATCACATCCACAGCAGTGATGATGCTTTGGGAAGAAGGGAAATTCCAGCTGGATGATCCTATTTCAAAATATATCCCTGAATTCAAGAACCCGACACTGATCAAATCATTTACGTTTACTGATACCAGTTATACCACTGAACCTGCAAAGAGCGAAATAACCATAAGGCAATTATTAACGCATACTTCCGGGCTCGGGTATGGTGAAATTGACGGGGACGAACGATTTAAGGCGATCTATAAAAAAGCAGGAATCACCGATCTCTTCACCACCGAACCCGTAACCATAGGAGAAAGCGTGCGCAAGCTGGCTAAACTACCCCTGCACCATAATCCAGGTGAGAAATTTACCTATTCAGAGGGGCTTGATGTGCTGGGTTATTTTATTGAAGTTGTTTCTGGAATGAGCTTCAGTGATTTTCTGAAGAAAAGGCTGTTTGAACCACTTGGTATGCAGGATACATATTTTTATCTCCCGGACAGTAAATCCGCCCGCCTGGTTGCGGTCCAAAGGCCTGGTAAGACAGGCGAATGGGAACGGTACCCGGTTACATTTTACGACCCGAACTATCCAATAACAGGGGCAAAGACATTCTACTCTGGTGGCGCTGGATTATCCAGTACGGCAAGGGATTATGCCACCTTCCTGCAGATGTACCTGAACGGGGGCGAGCTTGGTGGTAAAAGGATATTAAGCCGTCCGACTATCAACGCGATCCTGTCTAATCAAACCGATACGCTGTTGGGTAACCCGCAGCGTTCAGATAGTTTTTACGGACTTGCATTCGGCGTTCAAACAGCAGTGGGTGCAGCCAGTGGCGGATCAGGCAGTGAAGGCACTTTTACCTGGGGTGGTTATTTTAATACAAGTTATTTTGCTGATCCCAAAGAAAAAGTGATTGGAGTTATTATGAAACAAACCCAGTCTACCAAAGGAGATAACCTAAGCAGTGTATTTCGCCAAATGATCTATCAGTCCATTGATGACTAA
- a CDS encoding sugar phosphate isomerase/epimerase family protein — protein MVNRRKFIRQSAALSAGTFLLPESILSAPLLKSIGINFFSLPKMLEKDLAGTLSMLSKMGYKEVELYGPYPFSTEPARKRWDAVTPALGFSGSGFFGHTIPEVKKMFADQGLSVPSMHTDLDTLQNNMGQLAEAAHQLGTSYVVLPAIPDEIRQTLDDYRKIAENFNRIGESARKNGIKFTYHNHGYGISPVDGQVPLQIILDGTDPALVYLEMDLFWTIAGGADPLEYLTKYKNRYRCMHVKDMTKAVRFSGDGGNAQQWIALFPFMTSAGSGVMDLRTILAKAKAAGVQHFFVEQDMVADPEVSLKKSIDYLSGLKK, from the coding sequence ATGGTAAACAGAAGGAAATTTATCCGGCAATCTGCCGCATTATCTGCCGGTACCTTTTTGTTGCCGGAATCAATATTATCCGCACCATTACTAAAGAGCATCGGCATAAATTTTTTTTCATTGCCCAAAATGCTTGAAAAAGATCTGGCTGGAACACTTTCCATGCTATCGAAAATGGGATATAAAGAGGTGGAGTTATACGGCCCTTACCCTTTCAGTACCGAACCTGCCAGGAAAAGATGGGATGCTGTTACACCGGCCCTTGGTTTTTCAGGGAGCGGATTCTTCGGACATACTATTCCTGAAGTGAAAAAGATGTTTGCTGATCAGGGACTTAGTGTTCCTTCAATGCATACAGACCTTGATACCCTGCAAAATAATATGGGACAATTGGCGGAAGCTGCACACCAACTCGGCACTTCCTATGTTGTTTTACCGGCCATCCCCGACGAAATAAGGCAAACGCTGGATGATTATAGAAAAATTGCCGAAAACTTCAATAGAATTGGCGAATCAGCCAGGAAGAACGGGATAAAATTCACCTACCACAACCATGGTTATGGTATTAGTCCGGTCGATGGGCAAGTGCCCCTTCAGATAATCCTGGATGGAACCGATCCGGCCCTGGTTTACCTGGAAATGGACCTTTTCTGGACCATTGCAGGTGGGGCGGATCCCCTGGAATATCTCACAAAATATAAGAACCGGTATCGTTGCATGCACGTAAAGGATATGACCAAAGCTGTTCGTTTTTCAGGAGATGGCGGAAATGCCCAGCAATGGATCGCACTTTTTCCATTCATGACCAGCGCCGGAAGCGGGGTAATGGATCTAAGGACAATCCTCGCTAAGGCAAAAGCTGCCGGTGTACAACACTTTTTTGTAGAGCAGGATATGGTGGCCGATCCGGAAGTATCCCTGAAAAAAAGTATTGATTATTTATCCGGTTTAAAAAAATAA
- a CDS encoding sugar phosphate isomerase/epimerase family protein, producing MKRIAFAGFLCLLALAFTQCNNEQPASQTAEPAKDTVVAEDIAAITADWKIGVQMWTFRLFSFTDALNKVDSAGVKNIEAFWGQKLGGNMKGEFGAKMSAETRAQLKQLLSSKGISITAMGVIAPETNDEWLKAFELAKDFGLSYITCEPRKDQWNYIDSLGGAFGIKLAIHDHPKPSHYWSPDSVLEASSGHPNIGALADVGHWARNGLDPVDCLKKLEGKVYGLHFKDVVTFGQVDAADTVVGKGVIKFPEVFQELKRQKFKGMLSIEHESNWEHNLPDVIEIVKFYNDQVAQLK from the coding sequence ATGAAACGAATTGCATTCGCCGGATTTTTATGCCTGCTGGCGCTGGCCTTTACTCAATGTAATAATGAACAGCCTGCAAGCCAGACAGCAGAGCCTGCTAAAGATACCGTTGTAGCAGAAGATATAGCTGCTATAACGGCTGACTGGAAGATTGGTGTCCAAATGTGGACATTCAGGTTATTTAGCTTTACTGACGCACTTAATAAGGTAGATAGTGCCGGTGTAAAGAATATTGAAGCTTTCTGGGGCCAGAAACTTGGTGGTAATATGAAGGGTGAATTCGGCGCTAAAATGTCTGCTGAAACCCGTGCCCAGCTAAAACAGTTGCTTTCATCAAAAGGGATCAGTATTACAGCGATGGGTGTTATAGCCCCTGAAACCAATGACGAATGGCTGAAAGCCTTTGAACTCGCCAAAGATTTTGGCTTGAGTTATATCACCTGCGAACCTCGCAAAGACCAGTGGAATTATATTGATAGCCTGGGCGGTGCATTCGGTATCAAACTGGCCATACATGACCATCCGAAACCAAGTCATTACTGGAGCCCTGATTCAGTGCTGGAAGCCAGCAGCGGACATCCAAACATTGGGGCGCTGGCGGATGTGGGGCATTGGGCAAGGAATGGCCTGGATCCGGTCGATTGCTTAAAAAAACTGGAAGGCAAAGTATACGGATTACATTTTAAGGATGTAGTAACATTCGGACAGGTTGATGCAGCTGATACTGTTGTTGGAAAAGGTGTAATCAAATTCCCTGAAGTATTCCAGGAATTGAAACGGCAGAAATTTAAGGGCATGCTCTCGATTGAACATGAATCAAACTGGGAACACAACCTGCCGGATGTGATTGAAATTGTAAAATTCTACAATGACCAGGTTGCCCAGTTGAAATAA
- a CDS encoding alpha-galactosidase has protein sequence MKTMKSFFFPKCPVKIVLLPGLLFITASLAAQPVTIPIVTDNHAIVLQTDKSNLLHTVYFGKPLADPGEYEVVSAGNNFNDDNSGIYDAAYTPSGTWNLSEPAMQVTHADGNQSLELKYLRHDILHIDSNSSLTTIILKDPLYAFQVSLCYKVWKKENVIEQWAEVQHAEKGSVILRKYASANLYFTNKDFYLTTYNSGWAREMQPGETKLLPGLRSVDSKLGTRAMLLQSSNFILSFGKPAAENEGAVMIGQLAWPGNFKLDFEIDSYRNLRVIAGVNPYESAYTLPANQVFKTPSLIYALSNSGTGEASRGLHNWARKYRVLDGEGERLTLLNNWEATYFNFDENKLKGLFKGARELGVDMFLLDDGWFGNKHPRNGDTAGLGDWQENVKKLPSGIGYLVSEAKKEGLKFGIWLEPEMVNPKSELYEKHLDWVIRQPLRPEKYFRNQLVLDLANPEVQNFVFGIVDNLFTKNPQLAFIKWDCNAVIYNAYSPYLQKKGLPQSHLNVEYVKGLYNVLQRIRARYPMVPMMLCSGGGGRGDYELLKYFTEFWPSDDTDPIERIYQQWDYSYFFPAIVTDNHVTDWGRQPLKFRIDVASMGKLGFDIVTSNLSATDRAFAQSAVQNYHTFKDIVWHGDQYRLVNPHESDISALMFVSKDKKRAIMFNYLVNSRYKITATVTPVVLKGLDPDKHYTVKEINLYPGSTSAVSDTRVYSGDFLMKIGYNPNVTLQRTSVVLQADAVE, from the coding sequence ATGAAAACAATGAAATCATTCTTTTTTCCCAAATGCCCTGTAAAAATAGTACTTCTCCCAGGCTTACTATTTATAACGGCGAGCCTGGCAGCACAACCTGTTACGATACCTATTGTAACAGATAACCATGCCATTGTTTTACAAACAGACAAAAGCAATCTTTTGCATACGGTTTACTTTGGAAAGCCATTGGCGGATCCGGGCGAATACGAAGTGGTATCAGCGGGTAATAATTTCAATGATGACAATTCCGGGATTTATGATGCAGCATATACGCCATCGGGAACCTGGAATTTGTCTGAACCAGCTATGCAGGTTACACATGCTGATGGTAATCAATCCCTTGAACTGAAATACCTGCGACATGATATACTGCATATTGATAGCAATAGTTCGCTGACCACTATTATCTTAAAGGATCCCTTGTATGCATTCCAGGTAAGTTTGTGTTATAAGGTTTGGAAGAAGGAAAATGTAATTGAGCAATGGGCAGAGGTACAGCATGCTGAAAAAGGTTCAGTAATTCTCCGTAAATATGCATCGGCCAATCTTTATTTCACTAATAAGGATTTTTACCTTACTACGTATAACAGCGGCTGGGCGCGGGAAATGCAGCCTGGAGAAACAAAATTATTACCCGGATTGAGGTCGGTAGATTCCAAATTAGGCACCCGGGCAATGTTATTGCAATCCTCCAACTTTATACTTTCGTTTGGTAAACCAGCAGCTGAAAATGAAGGGGCCGTGATGATTGGCCAGCTTGCCTGGCCTGGAAATTTCAAGCTTGATTTTGAAATTGATTCCTACAGGAACCTCCGTGTTATTGCAGGTGTAAATCCATATGAATCTGCATATACGCTACCTGCCAACCAGGTTTTCAAAACACCTTCACTCATATATGCATTATCAAATTCTGGAACCGGCGAAGCCAGTCGCGGTTTGCACAACTGGGCCCGCAAATACAGGGTGCTGGATGGTGAAGGTGAACGTCTTACCCTGCTGAACAATTGGGAAGCCACTTATTTTAATTTTGATGAGAATAAATTAAAAGGATTATTTAAAGGAGCGAGGGAATTAGGGGTTGATATGTTCCTGTTGGATGATGGCTGGTTTGGCAATAAGCATCCCAGGAATGGCGATACAGCCGGTTTAGGTGACTGGCAGGAGAATGTAAAAAAATTGCCCAGTGGGATAGGCTACCTGGTTAGCGAAGCCAAAAAAGAAGGATTGAAATTTGGTATCTGGCTGGAACCGGAAATGGTTAATCCCAAAAGTGAATTGTATGAGAAGCACCTTGACTGGGTCATCAGGCAACCACTGCGGCCTGAGAAATATTTCAGGAACCAACTAGTCCTGGACCTGGCCAACCCGGAAGTACAGAATTTCGTTTTCGGGATAGTGGACAATTTATTTACTAAAAATCCTCAACTGGCTTTCATCAAATGGGATTGTAATGCGGTCATCTATAATGCGTATTCACCCTACCTGCAAAAAAAGGGTTTGCCACAATCGCATTTGAATGTTGAATATGTGAAAGGATTATATAACGTGTTGCAAAGGATCCGCGCCAGGTATCCCATGGTGCCGATGATGTTGTGTTCTGGTGGCGGTGGCCGCGGCGATTATGAGCTCTTGAAATATTTCACGGAATTCTGGCCAAGTGATGATACCGATCCCATAGAACGGATCTACCAGCAATGGGATTATTCTTATTTTTTTCCGGCTATTGTAACCGATAACCATGTCACCGATTGGGGCCGGCAACCCCTGAAATTCAGGATTGATGTGGCCAGTATGGGAAAGCTGGGCTTTGATATTGTCACCAGCAACCTGAGTGCCACTGATCGGGCATTTGCCCAATCGGCTGTACAGAACTATCATACATTTAAAGATATTGTCTGGCACGGTGACCAGTATAGGCTGGTAAATCCGCACGAGTCAGATATTTCTGCACTCATGTTTGTTAGTAAGGATAAAAAGAGAGCCATCATGTTTAATTACCTGGTGAACAGCCGGTATAAAATAACGGCAACGGTAACCCCTGTTGTTTTGAAAGGATTGGATCCTGATAAGCATTATACGGTAAAGGAGATCAACCTTTATCCGGGAAGTACATCTGCTGTTTCTGATACCCGGGTATATTCCGGTGATTTCCTGATGAAAATTGGCTACAATCCCAATGTTACATTGCAAAGGACAAGCGTTGTGCTGCAAGCAGATGCAGTAGAATAA